TAGAAGGGTATGCACACACAGCCCTGTTTTCTCAGGTTGGCCACTCTCCTGGGCGACTACTGTGGCTCCTTGAGTGAGGGGACCATCTCCCGAAACGTGGCTCTTGTCTACGAACTCCTGGATGAAGTGCTGGTGAGGGCCAGGGGTCTCCCCCAAGTGCCCAGTGCCCTGCAAATGTGGGCTGGGGTGGGAAAACTAAGTCCATTCACTTTCACCTTTTTCCTCCACTCACCACCCAAAGGCTGTCCTTCCTCTGCCCACAGGACTATGGCTATGTGCAGACCACATCCATGGAGATGCTGAGGAACTTCATCCAGACAGAGGCTGTGGTCAGCAAGCCCTTCagcctctttgacctcagcaGCGTTGGCTTGGTTAGTTGAGGGAAATAGGAGGAGGAGGGCTGGTGGGTACTGTGAAACCTGAAGATCATAGCTTTGGGtgctttccagtttggggctgagACACAGCAGAGCAAAGTGGCCCCCAGCACTGCAGCCAGCCGCCCGGTCCTGGCCAGCCGCTCTGACCAGGTGAGCAGGGGCGTGATGGATTCAGATCCTCTGATTTTTCTTCTGGGACACGAGAGACCAAGAGCCTGGTATTCCTCAAATGTGGATAATCCCTTTCCTTACCcgtgtgtccccccccccccccccccgggtcctAGACTCCACTGCCCTGTCCCTTCTGCCTGTCCACTTTAGAACACAGGCTGTTCAGCCTCCAAGTGTCCAAATCCGTTCTCTTCCTCAGAGCCAGAAGAATGAAGTGTTTTTGGATGTGGTTGAGAGGCTGTCTGTGCTGATAGCATCTAATGTAAGTTTGGGCTCCCAAGTCTGGAACTGAGGACAGATGGCACTTGGGAAATGTTTTGGGAGCAGGGGCTGTGTCACCTGGGGATTGACCTCTGTGCCATTCTTAGGGCTCACTGCTGAAGGTAGACGTGCAGGGAGAGATCCGGCTCAAGAGCTTTCTTCCCAGTGGCTCTGGTGAGAAGTCCCAGGGCGGGGCTTGGGACAGACAGCTCCTCAGTGCTGTATATGGTGGTATCTGGCAGCCTTTTCTGACATTCTTTCCTCTGACAGAGATGCGCATTGGCCTGACAGAAGAATTTTGTGTGGGGAAGTCAGAACTGAGAGGTGAGAAGTAGGTCTTGCTCTCCTCCATAGAGGTCACTGCCAGAAGTTGTTTGGAACACAGAGACAGGTTCTCCCCCGGCTCTCCCCTGGGTGTTCACCCCTCCCATGTGGGTTCGAGGAGGAGACTTTCTCTCCTTCCAGGTTATGGACCAGGAATCCGGGTGGACGAGGTCTCATTTCACAGCTCGGTGCTTCTGGAAGAGTTTGAGTCTCATCGAATTCTGCGCTTGCAGCCACCTCAGGGCGAGGTCAGGATTGGGCTGGCCTAGCATGTTCTGTCCACCACGGGGAAGGGAGGCAGTTCAGGGGTGAGGAGACCAAACTGATCTCCGTTCCTATCTGGTCTCAGCTGACAGTGATGCGGTACCAACTCTCAGACGacctcccctccccgctccccttcAGGCTCTTCCCCTCTGTGCAGTGGGACCGAGGCTCAGGCAGGTGAGACCACTTTCCTGTCCTGCAACTGCTCTGAAGTCTAAGCTGATACAGAGATGTTCCCCAAACTCATTGTGGAGGAGGGGTGGTAATAGGGCCGAAGTCAGAAAAAGATGCCCTCCTGGCACAGGGACTCAGCCCTTAGTGGATTCACTGCTTGGGACACGACCCACCCAGCATGGAGGCGCCGGGCAGGGATGGTGAGCTGCCAGTGCATAACAGTACTGTGCCCTTCTACCCAGGCTCCAGGTTTACCTGAAGTTACGATGTGACCTGCCCCCAAAGAGGTATGAGTGGGGGTTGGCCAAGCCTGGTTCTGTTCTGTGGGGTGGGACACAGTGCTCACATATGTTTTGCTCCCACCTGCAGATGCATCCACTGGCTTCGGAATCCTGTTCAGTTAGAGGCAGGAGGGCTTGGGAAGAGGATGGGGCAGCACTGTGCTGAGCCCCAGCTGTGACATTAAGAGTGGGAACGAGTCCCTGCCTTCCG
The sequence above is drawn from the Canis lupus baileyi chromosome 8, mCanLup2.hap1, whole genome shotgun sequence genome and encodes:
- the AP4M1 gene encoding AP-4 complex subunit mu-1 isoform X2 → MISQFFILSSKGDPLIYKDFRGDSGGRDVAELFYRKLTGLPGDESPVVMHHDDRHFIHIRHSGLYLVATTSENISPFSLLELLSRLATLLGDYCGSLSEGTISRNVALVYELLDEVLDYGYVQTTSMEMLRNFIQTEAVVSKPFSLFDLSSVGLFGAETQQSKVAPSTAASRPVLASRSDQSQKNEVFLDVVERLSVLIASNGSLLKVDVQGEIRLKSFLPSGSEMRIGLTEEFCVGKSELRGYGPGIRVDEVSFHSSVLLEEFESHRILRLQPPQGELTVMRYQLSDDLPSPLPFRLFPSVQWDRGSGRLQVYLKLRCDLPPKSQALNVRLHLPLPRGVVSLSQELSGPEQKAELGEGALRWDLPRVQGGSQLSGLFQMDVPGLPGPPGQGHSTTAPLGLGPASLSFELPRHTCSGLQVRFLRLAFRPCGSTSPHKWVRHLSHSDAYVIRI
- the AP4M1 gene encoding AP-4 complex subunit mu-1 isoform X1; amino-acid sequence: MISQFFILSSKGDPLIYKDFRGDSGGRDVAELFYRKLTGLPGDESPVVMHHDDRHFIHIRHSGLYLVATTSENISPFSLLELLSRLATLLGDYCGSLSEGTISRNVALVYELLDEVLDYGYVQTTSMEMLRNFIQTEAVVSKPFSLFDLSSVGLFGAETQQSKVAPSTAASRPVLASRSDQSQKNEVFLDVVERLSVLIASNGSLLKVDVQGEIRLKSFLPSGSEMRIGLTEEFCVGKSELRGYGPGIRVDEVSFHSSVLLEEFESHRILRLQPPQGELTVMRYQLSDDLPSPLPFRLFPSVQWDRGSGSQALNVRLHLPLPRGVVSLSQELSGPEQKAELGEGALRWDLPRVQGGSQLSGLFQMDVPGLPGPPGQGHSTTAPLGLGPASLSFELPRHTCSGLQVRFLRLAFRPCGSTSPHKWVRHLSHSDAYVIRI